From Pagrus major chromosome 2, Pma_NU_1.0, one genomic window encodes:
- the ift20 gene encoding intraflagellar transport protein 20 homolog: MAKDPLAEAGFYFDDLNKLRVLEPDVSQKTSELKEECKEFVDKIGQFQKIVGGLIELVDELAKEAETEKMKAIGARNLLKSVAKQREAQQQQLQALIAEKKMQLERYRIEYEALSKVESEQNEFIDQFILQK; the protein is encoded by the exons ATGGCTAAAGACCCATTAGCCGAGGCTGGCTTTTACTTTGATGACCTCAATAAGCTTCGGGTGCTGGAGCCTGATGTCAGCCAGAAGACCTCAGAGCTCAAGGAAGAGTGTAAAGAATTTGTGGACA AAATTGGCCAGTTTCAGAAGATAGTGGGAGGTCTTATTGAGCTGGTGGATGAATTGGCAAaagaagcagagacagaaaagatgaAG GCAATTGGGGCCAGAAACCTGCTGAAGTCAGTTGCAAAGCAAAGAGAGgctcaacagcagcagcttcaggctCTCATAGCTGAGAAGAAGATGCAGCTGGAGAG ATATCGTATTGAGTATGAGGCCTTGTCCAAAGTGGAGTCGGAGCAGAACGAGTTCATCGACCAGTTTATTCTGCAGAAGTGA